The nucleotide sequence ATATAAAATATTTGGACTAGTAATTTTCTCAGCAGCATTAACATCTATTGTTGGAGCAGCTTATACATCTGTTTCTTTCTTAAAAACTTTATCAAAAACAGTTATGGAAAATGAAAATAAATTTATAATTGGATTTATTGCTTTTTCTACAGTTGTAATGGCATTTATTGGGAAACCAGTTGTATTATTAATTCTTGCAGGATCTTTAAATGGATTGATCTTACCTTTAACTTTAGGAATTGTACTTTTAGGATCTAGAAAAGAAGAAATAGTAGGAAAATATAAGCATTCAAAACTATTAACTGTTCTTGGATGGATAGTAGTTGTAGCTAGTGGATATGCAGGAATGTTATCTTTACAAAATATAATGAAAATATTTAACTAGGGGGAGTTTATGAAATTTTTAAAGGCTGGGGATTCATCTTTGGTTATAGAATTAGGAAATGAAATATTTCCTATAATCAATTTTAAATTAAAGAAAATAACAGAATTTTTAGATAATGCAAATATAAAAGGGATTAAAGATTTATTACCAACTTATAGATCTATAATAGTTTATTATAATCCTTTAATTGTTTCTTTTGAAGAGATAAAAGAAATAGTTGAAATAAATTGTAATTTTGAACATGAAAATACAGAAAATATTGAAAAAGAAATAGTTGAGATACCAGTTGTTTATGGTGGAGAATATGGACCAGATTTGGAAAATATAGCTGCTCATAACAATTTAACTACAGAAGAAGTTATAAAAATTCATACTTCAGGAGAATATTTAGTATACATGCTAGGATTTACTCCAGGTTTCCCTTATTTAGGAGGAATGGATAAGAAAATAGCAACTCCTAGACTAAAAGAACCTAGAACAAAAATTCCAGCAGGGTCAGTTGGAATAGCAGGGGAACAAACAGGAGTTTATCCAATTGAAAGTCCTGGTGGATGGCAATTATTAGGTAGATCACCACTAGATTTCTTTAATCCAAATAGTGAAAAACCTTTTCTTTTAAAGGCAGGTCAATATATTAAATTTGTGGCTATTACAGAGGAAGAATACTTAAAATTAAAAGGAAAGGAGGCTTAGATGGAAACTTTTAAAATTACAGATAGTGGACTTTTAAGTTCCATTCAAGATTTAGGAAGATATGGATATCAAAGATATGGAGTTTCTTGTTCAGGAGTTATGGATGAATATTCAGCTAAAATAGGAAATTTTTTAGTTGGAAATGATGAAAACGCTGCTGTTATAGAGACTACTTTAAAAGGAATATCAGGAGAATTTTTAAAAGATACTTTGATTTCAGTGACAGGTGGAGACTGTGATGTTTTCCTAAATGATGAGAAGATAAAATTATGGAATTCCTATGAAGTTAAAGCTGGAGATAAATTAAAGATGGGATTTTGTAAATCAGGTCTTAGAAACTATATTGCTTTTTCAGGGGGGATAGATGTACCAGTTGTAATGAATAGTAGATCTACAAACTTAAAAGCAAAAATAGGTGGATTTTCAGGAAGAAAATTAATGGTTAACGATACTCTTTCTATATTTGAACTTCTTGGAAAAAAAGAAACTAAAGGGCTTAAGGAAGAATTTGTTCCTAAAGCTTTAGGTGAAATAGAAGTAAGAGTAATTCTTGGACAACAACAGGATTATTTTACAAAAGCTGGAATAGAAACTTTCTTTAGAGAAACTTATTCTACTACTAAAGATGGTGACAGAATGGGAATTAGACTTTCAGGACCAGAAGTTGAGCATGTTGATGGAGCAGATATAATTTCAGATGGAATAACTTTTGGAGCTATACAAATTCCAGGAAACGGACAACCTATAATCATGATGGCAGATAGACAAACAACTGGTGGATATACAAAAATTGGAAATGTAATAACAGTTGATTTATCTAAATTAGCCCAAGCTAAGCCAGGAACAAAGGTTAAATTTAAAGAAGTTGATGAAAAAGAGGCTATAAGATTAATGAGGGAAGAAAAAGAACTTATTTTTTCTGAAGACTCTTATGAAATAAGAAGCAAAAAAGAATCTTTTTCAATAATTTTAAATGGTAAAACTTGTGAAGTGGAAATAGAAAGAATTAAATAGAGGTGGAGTATGAAGGTAGCATTGATTCAAATGAAAGTTTTAGAAAAAAAAGATGATAATATGAAAAAAGCAGCTTTAAAAATAAAAGAAGCAGCGAGTAAAAATGTTGATTTGGTCATGCTACCTGAAATGTTTAATTGCCCCTATGAAACTAAAAATTTCCCCATTTATGCAGAGGAAGAAAATGGAAAAAGTGATAGATTTTTAGCTAGTTTAGCAAAAAAATATAAGGTTTATTTAATAGCTGGATCAATGCCAGAAAGAGAAAATGGAAAAATATATAATACATCATATATTTATTCTCCAGAAGGATTGAAAATAGGAAAGCATAGAAAGATTCATCTCTTTGATATTGATGTTCAAGGGGGACAAAAATTTAAAGAAAGTGATACCTTAACAAAGGGAGAAACTCCTACTATTTTTCAAACTAAGTTTGGGAAAATGGGTGTAATGATTTGTTTTGATATCAGATTTCAAGAGTTAACTTCTTTGATGGCAAAGGAAGGAGCCAAGGTTATTTTTGTTCCAGCAGCTTTTAATATGACAACAGGTCCTGCTCACTGGGAAACTTTGTTTAAGGGAAGAGCTTTAGATAATCAAATATTCATGGTTGGAACAGCTCCAGCAAGGGATGAAAAGAGTTCATATTGTTCTTATGGACATTCTATAGTAACTTCTCCTTGGGGAAATATAGAAAAGATGTTAGATGAAAAAGAGGGGATATTATACTATCATATAGATTTAGAGTATATTGATAAGATTAAAAAAGAAATTCCAATAGGATAGTAAATGTAAAGGGATGAATCTAAGTTAAGATTCATTCCTTTTTTCTTTGCTTTAAAAAAAGAAATGTGCTATACTCAGTATGTGACAAGACAGGTGTATAGTCAGTTAAAACATAAAGTGGAGGGAAGAAATTAAATGGAAAGTAAACTTGAAAAAATCAGAAGGTTAAGGGAAGAAAAAAATGTTGTAATATTAGCTCATTATTATGTGGATGAAGAGATTCAAAAGATTGCAGATTATATAGGAGATTCTTTTTACCTGAGCAAGGTTGCTAAAAATTTAAAGGAAAAGACAATAGTATTTTGTGGTGTTGATTTTATGGGAGAAAGTGCAAAAATACTTAGTCCAGATAAAAAAATATTAATACCAGAAAAAAATGCTAGTTGCCCAATGGCACATATGGTAGATTTGCAAGAGATAGAAAGAATGAGAAAAGAATATGATGATTTAGCAGTTGTTTCTTATATAAATTCAACAGCTGAAACTAAGGCTTTAGTGGATGTTTGTGTAACTTCTTCAAATGCAGAAGGGATAGTTAAATCTCTACCTAATAAAAATATATATTTCATACCAGATAAGAATTTAGGAACTCATTTATCTAAAAAAATACCAGATAAGAATTTTATATTTAATAAAGGATTTTGTATAGTTCATGCAAGCCTAGAAAAAGAACAGGTTTTACAAGCAAAAGAAAAATATCCTAATGCTAAATTTTTAGCTCATCCTGAATGTGAAGATGAAATTTTAAAATTGGCAGATTATATAGGAAGTACTTCTGGAATTA is from Fusobacterium sp. JB019 and encodes:
- the pxpB gene encoding 5-oxoprolinase subunit PxpB is translated as MKFLKAGDSSLVIELGNEIFPIINFKLKKITEFLDNANIKGIKDLLPTYRSIIVYYNPLIVSFEEIKEIVEINCNFEHENTENIEKEIVEIPVVYGGEYGPDLENIAAHNNLTTEEVIKIHTSGEYLVYMLGFTPGFPYLGGMDKKIATPRLKEPRTKIPAGSVGIAGEQTGVYPIESPGGWQLLGRSPLDFFNPNSEKPFLLKAGQYIKFVAITEEEYLKLKGKEA
- a CDS encoding biotin-dependent carboxyltransferase family protein encodes the protein METFKITDSGLLSSIQDLGRYGYQRYGVSCSGVMDEYSAKIGNFLVGNDENAAVIETTLKGISGEFLKDTLISVTGGDCDVFLNDEKIKLWNSYEVKAGDKLKMGFCKSGLRNYIAFSGGIDVPVVMNSRSTNLKAKIGGFSGRKLMVNDTLSIFELLGKKETKGLKEEFVPKALGEIEVRVILGQQQDYFTKAGIETFFRETYSTTKDGDRMGIRLSGPEVEHVDGADIISDGITFGAIQIPGNGQPIIMMADRQTTGGYTKIGNVITVDLSKLAQAKPGTKVKFKEVDEKEAIRLMREEKELIFSEDSYEIRSKKESFSIILNGKTCEVEIERIK
- a CDS encoding carbon-nitrogen hydrolase family protein, whose amino-acid sequence is MKVALIQMKVLEKKDDNMKKAALKIKEAASKNVDLVMLPEMFNCPYETKNFPIYAEEENGKSDRFLASLAKKYKVYLIAGSMPERENGKIYNTSYIYSPEGLKIGKHRKIHLFDIDVQGGQKFKESDTLTKGETPTIFQTKFGKMGVMICFDIRFQELTSLMAKEGAKVIFVPAAFNMTTGPAHWETLFKGRALDNQIFMVGTAPARDEKSSYCSYGHSIVTSPWGNIEKMLDEKEGILYYHIDLEYIDKIKKEIPIG